A stretch of the Candidatus Jettenia sp. AMX2 genome encodes the following:
- a CDS encoding ABC transporter permease, whose amino-acid sequence MISISTIFQKEINSYFLSPVAYVIIAVFTIFSGYFFSIMLGITQETTLRYSLSYTQFILSVLTPVITMRLLAEENKTGTIEPLMTAPVTDFEVVFGKFLSAWALYNVMIAPTAFYILFLAWVGSPDYGAIIASYIGLVLMGGLFISIGLLVSAVTKNQIVAAVIGIVALLILLVIGLASTGSEGWFYSTMRYIGTYDHWDTFTKGIIDTRDVIYYVSFTALLLFIVVRIVESRRWR is encoded by the coding sequence ATGATCAGTATAAGTACTATATTTCAAAAGGAAATCAACTCCTATTTCCTGTCACCGGTTGCATACGTTATAATTGCGGTGTTTACAATTTTTTCGGGCTACTTTTTTTCCATCATGCTCGGCATAACACAAGAAACCACTTTACGATACAGCCTTTCTTATACACAATTTATCCTTTCCGTTCTTACCCCTGTTATCACGATGAGACTCCTGGCAGAAGAAAATAAGACAGGAACTATCGAACCTCTGATGACAGCGCCGGTTACCGATTTTGAAGTAGTATTCGGTAAATTTTTATCAGCGTGGGCGCTTTATAACGTTATGATTGCTCCCACAGCTTTCTATATTTTATTTTTAGCCTGGGTAGGTTCTCCCGATTATGGTGCAATTATCGCTAGTTATATTGGATTGGTTCTTATGGGTGGACTATTCATATCTATCGGGCTGCTTGTGTCGGCTGTAACAAAAAATCAGATTGTCGCAGCAGTCATTGGAATTGTAGCGCTCCTCATACTTCTCGTCATTGGTTTAGCCAGTACAGGAAGTGAGGGGTGGTTTTATAGTACTATGAGATATATTGGTACTTATGACCACTGGGATACATTTACAAAGGGAATAATAGACACCAGGGATGTTATTTATTATGTCAGCTTTACCGCTTTACTCTTATTTATTGTTGTGCGTATTGTTGAGAGCAGGAGATGGAGATGA